In Methylocystis sp. IM3, the DNA window TCGGAAGGGCAGCGCCGCGTCCAAGTCACTTCGTCAGGATGAGTTTGTTCTTGGTTGTGATACGCAGACGATACCGCTCTCCATCATGGAAAATGATTGCCTCTACGGCGTCCGCGATGAGTTCGCGTGCAACATATTCTCTCGGGAGAAACTCCGGCGACCCAGCTGGTAAGGCGGGCAGTTCTTCGTCCTGTGTTTCTGACATTGCCTCTCGTCTCGCTTTACCGGCACGCTGAAGCAAGTCAGTCGCATCGTCAACACCTAATAGCGTTGATTGGAAGTCGAGCAATTTTCAAATCGTTCCAATTCTGCAGCGGATCCAGGCAAGACCGGG includes these proteins:
- the hemP gene encoding hemin uptake protein HemP codes for the protein MLDFQSTLLGVDDATDLLQRAGKARREAMSETQDEELPALPAGSPEFLPREYVARELIADAVEAIIFHDGERYRLRITTKNKLILTK